The Macadamia integrifolia cultivar HAES 741 unplaced genomic scaffold, SCU_Mint_v3 scaffold151, whole genome shotgun sequence sequence GCCCAAGCACTGAGAGCGAAGCAAAGACCTCTTGCAAAAGATTGTTCATGTTGCTTCCCACACCACAACAACATAGCAGAAGAAAATATATAACCAAGACGTAAGGGGGTATAATATTGACATAAACTTCAATGTGCGGATCTTATTTCTTAAATTTCAAGAGGAAAAGAAATTCACAACGCTGGTGTGTACTGTGTAATGTGTACACCTTGAGGAAAGTGAGGTAAAATGACAAATTtagggatcaaaatcctctacaGGGAACAAATCAATCAAACGTAGGCTGACGAAGACGACTTCGGATTGCGACATATGAACTGTGACACATGGATGATCGGATGAgagacaaaaaaaagaaaaggaaatgagtTTCGATGGTGAAACGGATAGTGTCTTGGATTGAAACCGATAGAAGAATGACGAagatttcctcttcttctcctccttttcgTCTCCCTTCCAGGCTGGGTCCAACCGGGTGACACCAGATTTTTCTTTGAGCtgtgttttaacttttaagagAGGTTGTCAAATGTCAACTTCTCGTGACAACTGCCGTGAGTGGGCGACATCTGTCACCAGTGTCCTCTTATCTTAATTACGTCTAACGCGGATAGCCCCACTGAACCGGAATCGTGTTCATACGAGGCGTAATTTGGCTGCGGTTGAACCAGAATCCCGAAGTGTTGTTTGCCATGACTTGCTCTGCATGTATAGCCCGGTTGaaccatactttttttttttttttctatttagaaGAACATATTTTGTTGAAGTGGATGACAATGGGTCCCAAAgtcatgaattttttaaaaaccGTTTTGGAGAAATCATTGTTTGAATGTAAATTAACCATTAGATATGTCTTAAGAGTTTTGTTCTTAGTTAGACAAAATGAACTAGCCATCCAAATTCTTTTTCTAAAAGCGTACAGCTAGAGAACAGATGCCAAGAGACAGATGACTAAGGAACAAAGACCAAAAACTTTCATTGTGGAAACGATGGAGAGGGCAAGTTGGATTAATTGACATTTACTTTAATGATTGTGCAAGTTTTCCTTTTAGTCAATTCCTAACCAGTGCCCATAAGCCATTAGGTTGGCATGCCAAGAAGGCGGCAGACCACGGGGGTGGCATCCCAAGAGGGCGGCTAAGAATGGGGTATAAAAATCCTCTGTCTCACTGCATTGGTGTGGTGAGAATGTGGATGATTGAGAGCACCTTCGGGTGTGTGCTCGATTGCTCCCAATCACCCAAATTCTCACCGCACTGTGCAGTATGACAGATAATGATTGCTCAAGGTGGGGGTAATGGCAACTAGCACTCCAAATGTGAGGAAATGACTTAAAACCTAAAATAACATTGCAACTAGCACTCTAGTTAAGCAACTTACTTGTCCATGGCCATGGTGCCAGTTGAGCCTCCAAATGGTCTGCTTATTCTAAGCCTCTAAGGTgagagttattctattacaagtTTTAGACTTTAGAGATAAGTGAAGTTGTTGGTGTATTGTTGTTGTTTGGATAAACAAATTAGTATGAAGGCTGGGTGTTGAATTTCACTCTTTATGTTCCAAATctcaaaaaattgataaaaataaaaagagaaatgtTCTCTCAAACTAAGAGTGCCAATCTCATGCTCGTATCGATTCGATCGATTGAACTTGATCGTTTAAAGATCGGCTTGATCTACACTGATTATTAAATGTGTTGAGTCTTGAGTCCAACCTGTTTACCCACATTTTATTGGGGGGTACAATTACTTCTAAGGTTTGagatttatttgaaaaaataatagacATTGATGTTATTCCAACTCAGGAACTCTGAACTATAATTCTTTATTGGCAATCCCTTGTTAATGTCAAAGGTATTTATGAATACATAATTGGTCTATGACCATCATTTATTGTTTGGGAGTTATGATGGGAAATAAATAACAGAAGACACAGTGAAGGCTCTCATACTGCAACTACCATAATTGAGAGAATCAAATATTGGATTTATGAAATCATTTACCCAACTAATTTCTCTAAATCCCTTTATTTGAGAGATAATCTTATATTGCAGGTCTTTAAGTTAAACTCACCAATTAGTAGAGTTAAAGCTCAAATTCCTATTTATTGGTTCCCTCCATTTTATTCTGTTAAACTGAATGTGGATGGTGCCAACAAGGGAAATCCGGGTATTAGTGGTGGGGGAGGCATTATTAGAAATAACAACGGGAATATTCTGGTAGTCTTCTCCAATTTTTATGGGGAATGTACAAATTCAGTGGCGGAGATGAGAGCTCTTAGAGATGGCTTGGTATTGTATAAGGATTTGGGCCTCTCTGACTTTTATATTAACTCTAACTCCTCCCTAATTGTGAAACTTATCTCTTAAAGATAACATACCTTGTGGAACTGCTGATATTGGTTCCAGGAAGTAATCAACCTCTACGAATCCCTGAGAGCTCATATCTCCTTTTCATTTCGGCAAAATAATCGCGTAGCGGATTGATTAGCCAACTTTGCATGTGAATCTATTATAAGTTCGATTTTCTATGGTGATAATGATCTCCCATCTAATATTGGTTACATCATTCGGGAAGATAAAACGGGATTACCAATATTTATAatgtaatctttctttttttgtaggttttccttttgggttttgcaAGTGTTCAGAGTGATTTGTATCTCATGGGTTGGGGTAAGGCGGACTATGTCCCCCCtttgtttcttaattattttttttcttatttaataaaattttaagggcTTCCCCgggtcccagataatattcggattaaaaaaaagaaaagaaaaaaaaaaaccgatttATAAACATGTAGTACACAATATATGGGGTAAACCTGATTGGCCTGACCTTTTTACAAACCCAACTCTTTCTGACACGTTTAACCCaatgtttatatgtatattttaattttaattttttaaattttacagAACAAGGTATATTAtttaatttgttgaagatttaaTAAAAtgtattaaagtatcttaatctaagacaattaaagaacgtttaaggctttattagTATATTATCCCGTTTTAAGGATCAATTATAACTCGATTAGTCCAATTAGGAGAAGCCCGATCAAAACTTGAAACCTAGCCAAGCCCGACATGAGACCAACCGAGACCAACTCATTCTTAAATAGGCATGTTATAGTCTAAGGGTATAGGCCCGACAGGCCCAACTAGGCACAACCAAGATCGTCCTGGCCTGACCAATTAATATCCCTACTCTCAACcattcacattctctctcctctttgacATTTTTGTACACCCTCCTAATCTTGTGCCCTGTTGAGAAAATTGTGCAGCATGGTAAACACTTTCAATGCTcattcacaaattttttttctcattgacACCTTCATGAATATTCTTTATTGTCAACGCTCATTCACAAATCTTTCTCCTCATTGACATCTCCGTGGATATTCTTTCTCCTCTACCCAATATTGACGAAACTGATCAACATCCACACATTACTGTTGGTGGGAGAAACCCTTTTCACTCAACCTTGTGGGAAATCTCCTCCCTAAAATAATTACACAATCATTTAATAAAACCCTCCAATTAAAGCCACTTAGAAGTATAAACCTCCTCAATATTaagaattttttaaagaaatcaatatatataaaaaaaaaaaatggtaaactAATCAATATTAAGATTGActtatatgaaaagaaaaaaaagcaatgGGCAGCAGATTACGATCCACATGTATGGTATAGATTCTCATATGGGACATTGATGCACTTTTATTGAATCCATGTGTAATCGTGCACACCTCTACAAtacatttcaaaattttaaatacaaCCTTATAATGTAATATAATGTAATAGGAGCTAGTGCAACTAGTAAGGACATTGGCCTGTCTTCAAATCCATTATTCACCTAGATTCCATTTGATTGCAAGAGAGACAAAATATTTTTGTAGAacataaaatatatttatttcaaaaaatatttttgtgttTGATTACAAGAAAATGCATCTAATTTCTCAAatatttctctttcatttcaaaGATATTTTGGCCTTAACTGTAAAGGGCTGTGATGCATGGTTTGAGATAACAATCTCAAGTCAATATTGACATAGACCGATCTCAATACCTAACCTATCCTAATACAGTATAACAATATtcatgggtaaaaaaaaaaaaaaaagaaaaaaaatcaaaatttaagaaattcaatggtaaaattaaaaaaaaaaaaatcaaaattttaagaaaaaccaGCATCAGTTTCCAAGGTGATCGATTCTAATCCAACACCATCTTAAATGAGAGGCACTtgtgagaataaaaaaatctaatcaTAACATCAAATCAATCAAACTAAATGAAAAGATTCTCGATAACGATAAAACACTTGTTTCATAAGTCCAATCATAAACTCAAATTGTAAATCAATCAAACTAAATGAAAAAATTCTCGATAACGATAAAAAACTTGTTTCAAAAGTCCAATAGATTCTCGATAACGATAAAACACTTGTTTCAACAGTCCAATCATAACATCAAATTGTCTTGGATGAAGAGATTATCTCTTCACCCTAATCTACTATTAGGAAATGAAGTAACATTGGCTTAAGGGAGAAAAATTACAAATCACACTAATTTGTTTACAACACATGAACATACTAATCAACCACGTAAAAATACATTtaccattaagaaaaaaaagggagggcaGGTGCAAATACTTAGTTACataacccaaaaaacaaaaaagtccaACCCAAATAGCCAACTTCAAATgaaaagaagcttaaaatttACAATTGTCATGAAGGCCACCCAAGCCAAACAAGGCTTAACAAGATCAGCAGCGATTGGGTTCACCCTCCTAAAGCTCTGAGAACAGCCCACAAGAGCTCCAAAGAGAGAAACACAAACGATCAACCCTAACCTAGTGGCTCCATAAGTGAATGTAATGGGGGCCCATAAGAGGCCCAGAATGAGTTGAGCTAGATAAAGATACAAAACGGTGGGTTTACGATGAAAGCCACCTTCAGCCCAAACAAGCCAACCGGAAAGACCCATAAGGAAAGAGGAAGCCAGAGAAGCCAGGTGGAGGGCCCAGAAGAAGGGCTTCTTCGCTAGGGAACCTCCAGAGCAGTAGATTGTGGCGAGGGTGAGAGAGATAGGAAAGGCAACAGCGATGGTTAATGAACGAAGGCCGCGTTTCGCCATGATCGTTCTCTTGGATCTCTTGTTCTTGTTGATTTCATTTGTTGTGTTGTTGGTGACTGTGGATTCGTCCCTAATTCGTTGTTTGAGGTTCTGAGATTCCATGAGAATGTGCAGAGAGAGATCCGATCGAgtagaaataaaaaacagagaaaggggaagattacaaagagagagagagagagagagagagagagagaagggtaaaCAACGTTTGGTTAGACGAATTTAAGGTGAGTTCTTATAGAGAAGCTCGTGTTTCTCTCGTCAATCCGTTCGGGCATTTTGGTGCGCAGGTGACGCGTGGGTGAAGAAGGATCTAAAGAGTGGATGACACCTTTACACGTGGAAGGATGCGAGTTCAACAGGTACATCGTCCCTCTCTCGACTCTCAATGGTGACATCCATCCATTCGTGAATGACAGATGAGGTGAACCACAGGTGGAAGTGGAACGCAAGAACGTTGCAATTCAAATTTGGAATCGGATAGGCAGGGTTGTCAAACGTGCGGTTTTGGTTatttagtttggttttgattcgatttatattttgatgagCTGAAATCAAAATCGCTTCATATGGGAATAAGCTGAAATCAtaattgttttcttttggtttcggttttaatGGTttctaattgatttttattattcgAGTCACAACCCATTAATAGATCAGATATTAGAGACGAAGGAGGGAGTTGagagcatggatttagttctcaatACCGATATTGATATCGGTCTTTGTCGATATCAATTCAATCCAGATCGATATCAGAGAGGATtagtatgtatcgatcaattTTGCCCCTtacttttcagaaaaaaaatacattttttttttattgttttacctCTGAAACAATACGAGCAATTGATCTGAATCGGTTTGGTATTGGGGATTGATCTCAattgataccgatacaatacaatCGATAGGATTGGTACGATAGATACGATAACAATACTATAAATCATGGTTGAGAGAGGAAGATAGGGAGATAATAAAATTGTAGAAATTTACCTCTGTGTTGTAAGTTGTAACGTGTTATTCTCTCAAAATCGGTCTTTGCAAGTGTTATATATAGATGTAATATTAAAGAAGCCTTATCGGCTTAGAAGATCATAGCTAACGTGAATCCAACATACATAAACTTTCTAAAGAGTCAATACAATATACCTTTTTGAAGATTAGGAATTCAAGACTtgtgaaaaaaatgaaactctTTCTCATCTTGCCCTTTTGGttagtactttatttttatttttttatttttcaattgagTTCCTTTCAAAACACTAAAACTCTAAAGTTTTAGAACATTTTAACACTATGTTTTAATCATCGGTTTTACGATTTTGAACCGAGTTGAACTGAGATTATGgtctataaaaccaaaatcgaatcataTTCCTACAATGTGGTTCGGTTAGTCATAATCGGTCggtttcggttttgattttggttttgatttgggtaAATGGTTTCAGTTATATATTGATACCATTGGATAGGGTGATCCCGATTCCAACCGATCCGGTTCTGGATCCGGCTCGAGCTGATTTGGTACAGAAACTCGGATCCGATAAACACTGATAATGGGCAGcgtgttttgtgattttagggtttggatAGACCAAGCGAGACTGGTCCAGATGAGAACCACGAAATTGAAGGGCAGCTCTGCCGAAATAGCCCGAGAAGACGAAGAGAAGAATTGAGCTTGAACTACTCCTTCACATCACAACATCCATGTTACTCAGTCGCCTTCTCCATGGAATGAGATGACATCTGAAAACGAAGCAATGGCTACCGAATTCGCAGTTGGAGGGAAGATTTCTAAGGTTATTAATGGCtgcaaaatttcaaaaaaagcAGCATTTTCTTCTGCTTTGCTCGTAGTAGATGCCCTTCTCGTTTCTCTCATCATCGCCTACGTCCCATGTAAGTTCAGCTCACCCATCTCTATCTGTATTTCTATCGAtcaaaattttctgttttgatgggttttcctcttttttgttttctaatttAGATACAAAGATAGACTGGGATGCCTATATGTCACAGGTACTAATTTTTGAGAttacccaaattttttttttttcgaccTTGTGATCTTCTTTATTGGAAATGATATTGGTTTGATTCTGCTGATTTGAGCTGACTACAGGTAACTGGGTTTCTCCAAGGAGAAAGAGATTACCGTAATCTGAAAGGGGATACTGGGCCTTTGGTGTATCCAGCCGGCTTTCTCTATGTATATTCTGCTATTCAGTATGTTACTGGAGGAGAGGTCTACCCAGCTCAAGTAATTTACTGGACCTtcattaaattttttctttgtaattagaTCTTAACGAGAACCTCAAAAAAATGGGCACACAatcttaacattttttttttttttttctattatggGAGTGGGGTGGGGGTTGGGTGTCGTGTTTGGCATTAGTAGCTGCTTTAGTCAATTCATGTAATAACACCAGCTTTTCCACTCGGCATTGGGACATGTACTAAATGGGGAAGGGATTGCGTAGTCTTGAggttctcttttctgttttaatACCTTGTATTTTGGCATTATTATTTGTCCTTCCTTAAGAAATAAGAGTTTTAGTGTATCATCACTTCAAGTAGAATTTCTTAGACTTTAACTGTAGACATGGTGAAAGCCTAATTTAACTATGGCAGGAACTCAGCGAAAGCTTCATTTAGTCATCCTGATTTTCTtctgtattattattattatttttttggtaaaaattgtCTTCTGTAATTACATCACTAGGATTTGAAGAGTGCAATATGTCTTCTTTCAATCTGACCTTTTCAATGTGTAGGCTGCCCAAAATTTCTCACTTGTATGTTTATCTCCATTGCTGGCGCACTTTATGATGTATTGTTTTTCTTGTCATTGCAGATTCTTTTTGGCATTTTGTACATTGTTAATCTGGGAATCCTCTTATTCGTATATGTGAACACTGATGTGGTAAGTTTCTCGAGCTTCTAGTTTACAATTTTTAACAGGATTTAGATAATGAAGTAAAACAATTATGTGGCCTTCCACTGTTGTTTTGGTAGACGCATCTTACTGccattaatgaaataaaacaattatGTGACCTTCCACTGTTGTTTTGTGTTAAAATTCACTAATCTTTCTGTCTTGCTTTTTTTCCTTTGCCTGCTGGGTGGAGGTTTGCActaatgttatttatttatttatttatttggggagggggaggggaggggtttgGGGTTATTTTATATATGATATTAGGGATAATTAAATTTTCTTATCCAGCTGTATAGCTGCAATATATATTATGTGCGTATTACGTTCTTCGGTCTTTTCATGCTTTGGATATTTCCTTTTGGTAGTTagttctttttttggttttatccCTTATCTGCACTCATTCTGTCTCAACCTCACCTCTATTTGCTTGCATTGTTGTTTCTCAATGGCTTGCAGCTTCCATGGTGGGCTTTCTCTTTGctttgtttgtcaaaaagagtCCATTCCATATTTGTGCTTCGTCTCTTTAATGACTGTTTTGCCATGACTTTTCTTCATGCTGCACTGGCATTACTTCTTTACCAAAGATGGGATCTGGGACTAATTATTTTCAGGTGGTAATTTGATCTTTTGCCGATTCAAGCTGTGTTACCAAAAGTTGATCTGACATCTATCTTTTTTGCAGTGTGGCTGTTTCAATAAAGATGAATGTGCTCCTTTATGCCCCGCCATTATTAGTTCTTATGTTAAAGGTACACCTTGTTCTATTTGGTTGTATTTCCCAATTCATTTATACTGTAGACTTTAAAATTACTTAACCAGGCTTTATCGTTATTCCTGAAACTTCTCTGTAACAGGCTATGACCATCAAGGGGGTGATATCTGCCTTGACAGGTGCAGCATTAGTGCAGGTGTGCACTCTTCAGTTTAATTGTTTTGGGATGAAAGATAATACATCCGGAGATGCATGGATGGCATCTTGAATTTAGTTTCTTTGGTAAATGACAAGTCACTTCGATGCAAAAATTACCATTAACTGAAAGGGAGATGTCTTTTAATGAGTAGCCACCTATGACCTTGACATCGATACCAAATTCCAAGTCTAAATAATGTAGGGCTAGGTCATAGATGTCCATCTATGAAACTAACCCTGAATAGGATCTTTCAATATTGTCAACAATGCAATGTCACCAGTTCCAGCAACAGAATATAAGGAAAACACCTAACGGTAGGTGAACAGTTGGGTGTTTTAACTCCTAGAATTAGTAACAATGCTTAACAGCACCCTTGGTTGATGTCCATCCACAGAAGAAACAACAGTATAAGTTTCAGGCCTATCCGCAGGGCAGGTGATAGGTTTTTGACCAAAAAACTGATTGATAACAGAAATAGTAACTAGACTCTTCTGAAGTGGTAACCAGTCCAGTCAAGTATAGGGATCTTATGATGGGTTGTCTCTTCAAAATGTCAGCCAAAACTGTTGGCTGGATTTACAGATATCGAGGAAACTCGAAATTAGAAAGTAGGCTTCAAAATAATAACTCACTGTTACAACCAAATCCAGCCATTGGATTGGTTGAACTCaccattgggggggggggttctaaGAAGGGCATTTTACTGTCAAAATTTGGGCTGCAACCAATGGACTGAGATCTGCAGTTCCAGTTGTTTGAAATCGGCTGCAGAATATCCCCAATACATTAGAACCGCAGGTAAGAGATTGCACACTTAAGAACCAGCTTTGTTGGATCTTGATAACCCAGCCTTTTGTAAATCAGCAGCACTAACAGTGGAAAAACAAACCTTCTACACCTTCTGATAGCTTGTTTATTGCAGGGTAATGAAAATAGAAGCAAAGttcaatggagaagaagaagaagaataataagatttttttttgggggggggggggccccccccccccccccccaaaaaaaaaatctatttttctgtaattt is a genomic window containing:
- the LOC122064009 gene encoding translocator protein homolog; amino-acid sequence: MESQNLKQRIRDESTVTNNTTNEINKNKRSKRTIMAKRGLRSLTIAVAFPISLTLATIYCSGGSLAKKPFFWALHLASLASSFLMGLSGWLVWAEGGFHRKPTVLYLYLAQLILGLLWAPITFTYGATRLGLIVCVSLFGALVGCSQSFRRVNPIAADLVKPCLAWVAFMTIVNFKLLFI
- the LOC122064043 gene encoding dol-P-Man:Man(5)GlcNAc(2)-PP-Dol alpha-1,3-mannosyltransferase, yielding MTSENEAMATEFAVGGKISKVINGCKISKKAAFSSALLVVDALLVSLIIAYVPYTKIDWDAYMSQVTGFLQGERDYRNLKGDTGPLVYPAGFLYVYSAIQYVTGGEVYPAQILFGILYIVNLGILLFVYVNTDVLPWWAFSLLCLSKRVHSIFVLRLFNDCFAMTFLHAALALLLYQRWDLGLIIFSVAVSIKMNVLLYAPPLLVLMLKAMTIKGVISALTGAALVQVCTLQFNCFGMKDNTSGDAWMDLSILSTMQCHQFQQQNIRKTPNDIVTTMFVGNFIGIVCARSLHYQFYSWYFYSLPFLLWKTTFPTPLRIILFLGVELCWNIYPSNLYSSSALFCIHVAILWGLWTAPCEYPYLDGKSTQNKEE